The Streptomyces halobius genomic interval CGGGTGTTGGAGGAGTGCGGCGTGAGGTCGGTGTTGAGGACCTCGCACAGCACCAGTACGTGATTGCCGCCACGGATCGGGTCGGGGCAGCTGAAGACCGGCTCCAGGACGAGGTCCGAGGAGTGGCCTTCGGCCTGGTTGGTGCTGGATCCGTCGAAGCCCCACCGGGGCAGCTCGGCCCCATCGGCAAGGATCTTGGTCTTGGAGCGGAGCTTGGCGGTCGGCTCGGTGCCGTCGATCCAGATGTACTCGGCCTTGAAGGTCACGGGGTCCTCTTACTACGGGTAGGTGCGGGCACGTGTGCGGACGTGCTGCCGCACTCTCGCAACCGGCCGTTTCTCGTCCGTTGCCCGTATGTGAATCGCAGGTTACTCAGTCGGACAAGCTTGCGATCCGTACATAATCGCACCGGAATGAGCGGAAATGCTCGCTGGGGCGCCTGAGCAGCCCGGCCTCTTGGCCCCCTGGGGAACGCGACCATGCCAGCCGCACTCAACGGCCATCAACCACCATCAACCGCCACCGACCACCCTCAGCGGTGTACCCTCAGCAGCCCTTCGAATCCCAGATGGCGGACCCGTCGCATCAGCTCCTGGCCGCTGATGCCCATCGCCGCCGCGGTGGCGCCGATATGCCAGTCGTGTGCGGCGAGCCGGTGCAGCACATGGCCGCGCCGGACCTGCTTGTCGGAGAGCCGGAACGTCTTGAGGTAGGCGACCCGTCCCCTCCCGTCCGTGATCGTCTCGCCGATGTGCTGGGTACGGTGCAGCGCGAACGGCGGCAGGAAACGCGACAGCCGGAACCGCCCCATGCGGTACACCTGCCGTACGTCGTACGAGGCATCCAGCAGCGCGCCCGCCATCAGGCCGTCGTGCTGTAGCTCCCACTCCCGTTGGCACCGCTCGGCCGCGGACCGCAGATCCGCGAGCGAGGTGATGTGCTCCGGCGAGATCCGCGCGGTGAACTCCGGCACCGGCCCGCCGTACAGGGCGAACTGGTACATCAACTCGCCATACAGGTCGTGGAGCAGGGAGGGGTGCAGCGCCCGGTAGTCGTCCGGATGCGGCACCACGAACGCGGCGGCCAGGGCATCGGCGACGTACACCAGCACCCCGCACTGGCCGGGGTGGATCTCGAAGATGCGCAGCGCGTCGCCGAGCCCGCGCACCTGGCCGCCCCGGTACGCCGTCTCGGCGCGGGGCGAGAGGCCCTCGCGCACGGCACGCCTGGTCCACTCCTCCCACACGACCGACGGGCCGCCGAAGTGCAGCGCCAGATAGCCGTCCAGAGCGAGGTGCAGCGGCAGGAACCGCAGCCCCGACCGCCCGCCGTCGGAGGTCCGGGCCTTCGGCCGCCGCTGGACCATCTTGCGCGGGAGGTGCAGCGGCGCGCACGCCACCGGACCGCGCTCATCGCTCAACTGCGAGCCGTACGAGGCGGCGGGCGAGCCGTCACCCGTCCAGTTCGCCACAAAACCGTGCGGGATATACGAGGTGTGCCGGTCTGCCGCGACGGTCGAAGGGCCACTGCCACAGCTCTCGTCATCCGCGTACACCTCGCGATGCAGCCGCAGATCGGTGATCGGCTCCGCGCGCACCAGCGGGACGAGGCGGACGCCACCCCACACCTGCGCCGGACGGACGCTCAGCCCGCTCAGATCCAGCCTGCTCATGCCGAGACCTCGCTCCGCTCGCCCTCGCACGCGCCCAGCGAGCACCCCTCAATGGCTCCCTCACTACGCCCGCTCATGCCGCACCACCCGCCCCGTCCGGGACGTCCTCCAGGAA includes:
- a CDS encoding ARPP-2 domain-containing protein is translated as MSRLDLSGLSVRPAQVWGGVRLVPLVRAEPITDLRLHREVYADDESCGSGPSTVAADRHTSYIPHGFVANWTGDGSPAASYGSQLSDERGPVACAPLHLPRKMVQRRPKARTSDGGRSGLRFLPLHLALDGYLALHFGGPSVVWEEWTRRAVREGLSPRAETAYRGGQVRGLGDALRIFEIHPGQCGVLVYVADALAAAFVVPHPDDYRALHPSLLHDLYGELMYQFALYGGPVPEFTARISPEHITSLADLRSAAERCQREWELQHDGLMAGALLDASYDVRQVYRMGRFRLSRFLPPFALHRTQHIGETITDGRGRVAYLKTFRLSDKQVRRGHVLHRLAAHDWHIGATAAAMGISGQELMRRVRHLGFEGLLRVHR